One genomic region from Pigmentibacter ruber encodes:
- a CDS encoding chemotaxis protein CheW — protein sequence MLQLQVKKFVSFSSDAAGAQQVQLPYQDDTASGYINDVTDEGVVQTPGVQYIGFKLHKEEFLLPMSLVREIIMLTTITFVPGAKFMMEGIIALRGEIMPVLNLRRFLKFERGKADSTTRVIILHCDYGGFGVIVDDITEFVRLQPSEIESIPQNFFPAEYKILAGVSRVGDRIRGIIDLDKIVAELTFDLKEETENEDEQPAADH from the coding sequence GTGCTGCAGTTGCAAGTTAAAAAATTTGTTTCTTTTTCAAGTGATGCTGCTGGCGCTCAACAAGTGCAATTGCCTTATCAAGACGATACGGCATCAGGATATATTAATGATGTTACCGATGAAGGAGTTGTACAAACCCCAGGTGTTCAATACATTGGATTTAAATTGCACAAAGAAGAGTTTCTGTTACCTATGTCGTTGGTAAGAGAAATTATCATGTTAACTACAATAACATTTGTACCTGGTGCTAAATTTATGATGGAAGGAATCATTGCTTTACGCGGTGAAATTATGCCAGTTTTAAATTTAAGAAGATTTTTGAAATTTGAAAGAGGAAAAGCAGATTCTACAACAAGAGTAATTATTTTGCATTGTGACTATGGTGGTTTTGGCGTTATTGTTGATGATATAACTGAATTCGTTCGTCTTCAACCCTCTGAAATAGAATCCATACCGCAAAATTTCTTTCCTGCTGAATATAAAATTTTGGCCGGAGTTTCTAGAGTAGGAGATAGAATTAGAGGGATTATTGATTTAGATAAAATAGTAGCAGAGTTAACATTTGACTTAAAAGAGGAAACAGAAAATGAAGATGAACAACCTGCTGCTGATCACTAG
- a CDS encoding chemotaxis protein CheA — translation MFFLKCIPALCSPEQSDSNLAEELKNEATELYERLATLCQGFQEHLIANEDVPLEESQELFRTLHTLKGLSQMANLAEMVAMAHAVEDYIEFVRSEKVKLTKEIIELVSDAQNVFEQVYKAYPKPIDPDVLMEADRLVHEFHAKSDIVKNGGTPAASNAPAAESSAPSSDSSGGAFSAEENVAFQKFSTRSEKVFAVHLKDGSYKSVEELKSGKHADNISRVGDFIAYRVSGEHSLIVFAAELEAGTLKGVVEADVVDLDKKDPSCLKKLGPPWDSLVFAGGGEAASGEAPKAAAAQEAAPAPAAAAPAAGGHGGGDEEEPEEDFDTKNLAGGDGFEKPDLDPEMLQDFLSNADELIENLSNSMLELEGNPESKDAVESIFRSAHTIKGTSGMFGFRAIEKLTHKMENLFDRIRKGTLKVSPALMDGLFFGLDRIRIMFESIKKNQSSEMPINDALSKLRLAVLGTGGAPAKKAEGGTPAAPAAPAAPAAPAAPAAPAAPAAPAAPAAPAAPAAPVAAKPAGDKDKKKPEEKKADEAGGTIRVDLKRLDSLVNLVGELVIDRTRFARIEEELRGNGNSELGHSMSESVLLFGRHMNEVQSIIMKIRMVPVGNAFYKFTRVVRDLCRQLGKEMDLHIIGGETELDKTLVEEIGDPLVHLIRNSVDHGVEMPDVREQVGKPRKGNIHLKASQDGNMIVITIQDDGKGLQIDKIRNKAIERGIIKETDHLTNKEIFSLIFESGFSTAEKVTNISGRGVGMDVVKKSIVKLKGIIELDSELGKGTTTTIKLPLTLAIIPSLMVETKGESYAIPLVNVIESIRIRPEEVQKMGSADFVKLRDRVLPLLKLADVFDLHAMNDLMWYSVADIQRIKHHNDGENNEKQNEEKTVEVKQSNSNQSFSFRMRHSKPRIIFVVVGVGEKRVGVVVDQLQGQQEIVIKSLGRLMGKRRGVAGGCVLGNGRVALVLDVGEIIDDFSQTKTGYQNRAAVAS, via the coding sequence GTGTTTTTCCTAAAATGCATACCTGCGCTTTGTTCGCCAGAACAGTCTGATTCAAACTTAGCTGAAGAGTTGAAGAACGAAGCAACCGAATTATACGAACGTTTGGCAACCTTATGCCAAGGATTTCAAGAGCATTTAATTGCGAATGAAGATGTCCCGCTTGAAGAAAGTCAAGAATTATTTAGGACACTGCATACTCTGAAAGGTTTGTCGCAAATGGCAAATCTTGCAGAGATGGTTGCTATGGCACATGCAGTGGAAGATTATATTGAATTTGTTCGTTCAGAAAAAGTTAAATTAACAAAAGAAATAATTGAATTAGTTTCAGATGCACAAAATGTTTTTGAACAAGTTTACAAAGCCTATCCTAAGCCCATCGATCCTGATGTGTTGATGGAGGCAGACAGACTTGTGCATGAGTTTCATGCTAAATCTGATATTGTGAAAAATGGTGGAACACCAGCTGCCTCTAATGCTCCAGCTGCAGAAAGTTCTGCACCAAGTTCAGATTCATCTGGTGGAGCTTTTTCTGCAGAAGAAAATGTGGCATTTCAAAAGTTTTCTACAAGAAGTGAAAAGGTATTTGCAGTCCACTTAAAGGATGGAAGTTATAAATCTGTAGAAGAACTTAAATCAGGAAAACATGCAGATAACATTTCTAGAGTTGGTGACTTCATTGCATATCGGGTTTCTGGAGAGCACTCACTCATTGTATTTGCAGCTGAACTTGAAGCCGGAACTTTGAAAGGCGTTGTTGAAGCAGATGTTGTTGACTTAGATAAAAAAGATCCAAGTTGTTTAAAAAAGTTAGGCCCACCATGGGATTCGCTTGTTTTTGCTGGAGGAGGTGAAGCAGCTTCGGGCGAAGCACCAAAAGCCGCTGCCGCCCAAGAAGCAGCACCTGCTCCAGCAGCCGCCGCGCCTGCGGCTGGAGGACATGGAGGTGGTGATGAAGAAGAACCAGAAGAAGATTTTGATACAAAAAATCTTGCTGGTGGAGATGGTTTTGAAAAACCAGACCTTGATCCTGAAATGTTGCAAGATTTCTTATCTAATGCGGACGAACTTATTGAAAATTTGAGCAACTCAATGCTTGAGTTGGAAGGAAATCCTGAAAGCAAAGACGCTGTTGAAAGTATTTTTAGAAGTGCACATACCATTAAAGGTACTTCTGGAATGTTTGGGTTTCGCGCAATAGAAAAACTAACGCATAAAATGGAGAATTTATTTGATAGAATTCGTAAAGGAACATTAAAAGTATCTCCAGCTTTAATGGATGGTTTATTTTTTGGATTGGATAGAATTCGTATCATGTTTGAATCCATTAAAAAAAATCAATCATCAGAAATGCCTATTAACGATGCTCTATCAAAATTAAGACTTGCTGTTTTAGGGACAGGAGGAGCTCCAGCCAAAAAAGCAGAGGGAGGAACTCCAGCCGCACCTGCAGCACCTGCAGCACCCGCTGCACCTGCCGCACCCGCTGCACCTGCTGCACCCGCTGCACCTGCTGCACCCGCTGCACCTGCTGCACCCGCTGCACCTGTTGCTGCAAAGCCAGCAGGAGATAAAGATAAAAAGAAACCAGAAGAGAAAAAAGCTGATGAAGCAGGCGGAACAATTCGTGTTGACTTAAAGCGCCTTGACAGTCTTGTTAATTTAGTGGGTGAGTTGGTTATTGATAGAACACGCTTTGCACGAATAGAAGAAGAACTACGTGGAAATGGAAATAGCGAGTTAGGACATTCGATGAGTGAAAGTGTTTTGCTCTTTGGCAGACACATGAATGAAGTTCAAAGTATTATTATGAAAATCCGAATGGTTCCAGTTGGAAACGCATTTTATAAATTTACAAGAGTTGTACGTGATTTGTGTAGACAACTTGGAAAAGAAATGGATTTACATATTATTGGTGGTGAAACAGAACTAGATAAAACTTTAGTTGAAGAAATTGGAGATCCTCTTGTCCACTTAATTAGAAATAGTGTGGATCATGGTGTTGAAATGCCTGATGTTAGAGAACAAGTAGGAAAGCCAAGAAAAGGCAATATTCATTTAAAAGCAAGTCAAGACGGAAATATGATAGTAATTACTATCCAAGATGATGGCAAAGGATTACAAATTGATAAAATAAGAAATAAAGCAATTGAAAGAGGTATTATTAAAGAAACTGATCATTTGACTAATAAAGAAATATTTTCTTTAATTTTTGAATCAGGATTTTCTACTGCCGAAAAAGTAACAAATATTTCTGGACGTGGCGTTGGAATGGACGTTGTTAAAAAAAGTATTGTGAAGTTAAAAGGAATTATTGAATTAGACAGCGAACTTGGAAAAGGAACAACAACAACAATAAAATTACCATTAACTTTAGCAATAATTCCAAGTCTTATGGTTGAAACCAAAGGTGAAAGCTATGCTATTCCTCTGGTAAATGTTATTGAAAGTATAAGAATTAGGCCAGAAGAAGTGCAAAAAATGGGAAGTGCAGATTTTGTTAAATTAAGAGATCGGGTTCTACCATTGCTAAAACTTGCAGATGTTTTTGATCTGCACGCAATGAATGACTTAATGTGGTATTCTGTAGCAGATATTCAACGAATAAAACACCATAATGATGGTGAAAATAATGAGAAACAAAATGAAGAAAAAACTGTTGAAGTAAAGCAGTCTAATTCAAATCAAAGTTTTTCTTTCAGAATGAGACATTCAAAACCAAGAATAATATTTGTTGTTGTTGGTGTTGGTGAAAAAAGAGTTGGAGTGGTTGTAGATCAACTACAAGGTCAACAGGAAATTGTAATTAAATCTTTAGGCCGACTTATGGGTAAACGGCGCGGAGTTGCTGGTGGATGTGTTTTAGGTAACGGAAGAGTAGCTTTAGTATTAGATGTTGGCGAAATAATAGACGACTTCTCACAAACTAAAACGGGGTACCAAAATCGTGCTGCAGTTGCAAGTTAA
- a CDS encoding OB-fold nucleic acid binding domain-containing protein, translating to MKMNNLLLITSLFLIFSCEKKTRLVDIKLLILTPKTYYEIPVILSGKIFEVGPGGLWFVLEDKTGYIQVTTENITAYLPCMQKGKEVAIIGKLKQFKVHKYFSIQTMLRCDN from the coding sequence ATGAAGATGAACAACCTGCTGCTGATCACTAGCTTATTCTTAATTTTTAGTTGTGAAAAAAAAACAAGATTAGTTGATATAAAATTATTAATACTTACACCAAAAACTTATTATGAAATTCCAGTTATATTAAGTGGAAAAATATTTGAAGTTGGACCTGGTGGGCTATGGTTTGTATTAGAAGACAAAACAGGTTATATTCAAGTCACAACTGAAAATATAACTGCTTATTTACCTTGTATGCAAAAAGGTAAAGAGGTTGCGATTATAGGAAAGTTAAAGCAGTTTAAAGTACATAAATATTTTTCAATACAAACTATGCTGAGGTGTGATAATTGA